TCGATCACCTCACCCATGGCCTTTATATTTTTCCCGCCACAGCAAAAGTCAAAGGGGTGATGGCTGCGAATTTATTCGTCGCGCTCCCACACCGCGTACAAGCAACCATCATCCGGCGACCAATGGTACGAAGCTTTCCCTTTGTAGAGCTTTTTGAGCTCGTGCACGATGCGGTGGGCGAGCTTTTGGGATGTCGTGAGAACCTCGATCACGTTGCCCTCGCGCTCTGCCGAAACCAAACGCCGCAGCGGCTGTGTAAACCGCGCGCGCTCTTCGATGTTGCGGATGCGCTTGCGAATCTCCTCCTCGTGCTCGGCAGCAAATTTGCCGCGAATGACGACACGGCCAAAGTATTCGCCTCGTTCGGCTTGCTTGCAGGCGGGACACACCGTCCAGTTCACTTTTTGGAGCAACGCGTGCGAGCGCTCCCCTGCCCGCCGCCATGCTTGCTTTGTGTACAAGGCACCGCATCGTTCGCAACACGACGGATCGGGCGGCGGCGGAAGCTTCACGGCCACAGGAGGTTTCTTCGTCTTCCGGCTGCCCTTCTTGTTCATCGCACGAATCAAACCTTTCGTCGAACCCATATCTCTCTCCTCGAATCCACGGTGTTTTGCTGATCCGCGCAGCGACGCGGCAAGGCAGCCCTTCCTTTAAGCACGATTTTGGCCAGTGAGAACCCGTTGGTGTTTCCCGCCGCTCATAGGAAGACAATGTCGCCCGCGCAACTGCGGCGCGGCGCATGTTTCGCAGCCCTGCTGCCCCGAGCGGGCCGCTTCCTCTTTCCCACCCTCTCGCATTGCCGGAGTTCGCGTGTCATACCGTGTGGTCACGCAATTCTATGATGTTGCCCCTTCGTGTCGGGATTCCGTTGTTTCTCTTGCGGCCGAAGCGCATGGCCAGCGTGGCCGCCCATGCAGAGGCATTGGGATTCGAATCGGTGTGGCTGCCGGAACACGTAATTTTCCCGCCGCAAATTCGTAGCCGGTATCCCTACGCCGAGAGCGGGGCGCCGGTTCGCACCTCGATGCCCTTGTTGGATCCGCTGGTGCTGCTCGCGCACGTAGCCGCAAAGACGGAGACCATCCGCCTCGGCACGAACGTGTATCTGCCCGCCCTGCGCCACCCGATCGCGAGCGCGCGCATGATTGTGACGTTGGATGTGCTTTCCGGCGGGCGCCTCACTTTGGGCGTGGGCGCGGGCTGGCTGGAGGAAGAGTTCACAGCGCTCGGTGTGGACTTTGCCTCCCGCGGCGCACGGCTGCGGGAATGCGTGCGTGCGTGGCGCGTTTTGTGGCAAGAGGAAACGCCGTCATTCTCGGGGAAGTTTTACTCCTTCGGCCCGGTCGTGTTCGAACCCAAACCGAAGCAGCGCCCCGGTCCTCCCATCTTGTTCGGCGGAGAGACCGAAGCGGCTTTGCGCAGAGCGGCGGCACTGGGCGACGGCTGGTACGGCGTGCGGCACACACCCGAAAGCGCGCGGGTGCAGGTCGAGCGGCTGCGCGCTCTCCTCGATCAGGAAGGGCGGGCGGGAGAAAGCTTCGAGATCACCGTCAGCAGCGGCCCGCTCACGCGCCAGGAGTGCGACCGTTTTGCCGCGGTGGGTGTACACCGAGTGGTCGCCTTGCCCTGGCGGCAAGATGCGGAAGCCGAGGCCGCTCTCGACCAGCTCGCCCGAGAACTGGAACTTGCCTGATGCCGGCACTACGCGAG
This sequence is a window from Candidatus Binatia bacterium. Protein-coding genes within it:
- a CDS encoding LLM class F420-dependent oxidoreductase, which gives rise to MMLPLRVGIPLFLLRPKRMASVAAHAEALGFESVWLPEHVIFPPQIRSRYPYAESGAPVRTSMPLLDPLVLLAHVAAKTETIRLGTNVYLPALRHPIASARMIVTLDVLSGGRLTLGVGAGWLEEEFTALGVDFASRGARLRECVRAWRVLWQEETPSFSGKFYSFGPVVFEPKPKQRPGPPILFGGETEAALRRAAALGDGWYGVRHTPESARVQVERLRALLDQEGRAGESFEITVSSGPLTRQECDRFAAVGVHRVVALPWRQDAEAEAALDQLARELELA